The genomic segment TGCCGGTGCTGGCGGCGGGGGCGGCGGGCCTCGGCGTGTGGACGGCGCGCGGGCGTCCGCGCGGGCCGCTCCCGTCGTTCCTGCGCCGCCCGCTCGCCGCGCTGCCCGACGGGGTACGCGTCTTTCTCCGGGCCGTTCTCGTACGGGGGTTCCTCGCCCGGCGCCTGACCGGGGCCGTCGTGCGGGCCGGGGCAGCAGCGACGGGGGTTCTCGTGGGCGGCGGTGCGCTGCTCGTCGCGGTGTCGCTGGTGTTGCACGCGGGGTCGGCACAGGCGTCGTTCCTGCAGCTCACGAACGTGTGGTCGGGGCGGCTCGCGGTGCTTCTGCTGGCCCTGGCGCTGGTGCCCAACGCCGCGGTGTGGGGCGCCGCCTACGGTCTCGGCCCCGGCTTCGCACTCGGCACGGGAACCGTCGCCGGGCCCCTCTCGGCGGGCTCGGCACCGCTGCTGCCACCCTTCCCGCTGCTCGCGGCACTGCCGTCGCCGGGCCCCGGTTCGCCGCTGACATGGGCGTCCGCGGCGGTGCCCGTGTGCGCGGGGCTCGCGGTGGCCTGGTGCACGGTCCACGAGGCGGCGCCCGCGTTCGGTGACCGGAACGAGGCGTGGTCCCCCGGGCGTACGGCCGCGGGCGCGGCGCTGGCGGCGGTGGTGTGCGGGCTGCTGACGGCGGGCCTCGCGGCGCTCGCGGGCGGCCCGATGGGCGTGGCGGTCCTGTCGGACTTCGGGCCGGTGTGGTGGCAGACGGGAGCGGCTGCCCTTGGCTGGTCGCTGCTGCTCGGGGTGCCGGCGGCACTCGGTCTCCGGGGGTGGCGCCTGCGGAGGGGGCGCCGGGCCGGTGGGGGGCGGGACCGGCCGTCGTGGCTCAGGGTGCCCTCGTTGCCCTCGTTGCCCTCGTTGCCGTCGTTGCCGTCGTTGCCTTCATGGCGGCTGCGGCTGCCGCGGCCCCGGAGGTCGCCGCTGCCCGGGCAGACGGCCGAGTCCGCCGTGGATGCCTTCGTGAGCGTTCCCGCAGAAATCCCCGCGGACCAGCCGACCGAAGGTCAGGACAGCACACCGCAGCCGACCGCGAGCCCTACCCCGGACGCCCCCCACACCCCACCCCCCGCCTCGCACGAAGAAGCCGCCCGCGAAGCCCGCTGGCAGGCGTTGAAGGAGGAGGGGGAGCGGCTCTGGGAGCGGCGCATGCCGCCCCCGGACGCGCCGTGACGTGAGTCAGTCAGTCAGCCAGCCAGCCGGGCAGCCGGGCAGCCGGGGGCAGTCAGTCCTGTTCGCCCAGGAGCGGGCGCAGCTGCTTGGGCAGCAGGTCCTCGCAGGACGACTTCGACGCGCTCGTCAGCGCGTCGTCCACGCACGTGTAGTAGTCCTGGTAGACCAGCTGCGCCGTGAACGTCCCCGCCACCATCAGGAGCGCCAGCGCACCCGTCACCAGGCCGCTGATCGCGGCCGTCGTCTGCGGCCTCGTGCTGGTCGCCGCCGGGTCGGACTGGGGCGGCCGGGCGGCCGGAGGGACCGGAGGGCCCGCCGGAGTGGCCGCGGTCGCCGCGGGCGTCGCCGAGGGCGCCGTCGCGTCCGGTCTGCCCGGCTTCGCGCGCAGCGACTGGATCGCCCACATCACCGCGAGCGCGCCGAGCAGCAGCGCCACGTACCGCCAGCCGAACAGGGCGAAGAAGAAACCCCACATGCCGGAGAGCAGGGCGTACCGCGCGCGGCGCTGGGACGGGTCCGTCGGGTCCCAGCGCATGCCGCCACCATTGCCGCCCTGCGCCGACGGGTCCTCCTTGCCGGGGCCGTTCTGCTGGCGCGGGCGGTCACCGAAGCCGCCCTGCGAGCGGCCGGGCTGACGGTCGCTCCACTGGCTGCCCCACGGCGACCCGTGAGACCCATGAGATCCGTGGCCGGCGCCGGAGTCGTCGCCGTCCGGGGCGGAGTCGCCCGAGGGACGGCGCGGCTGCCACGGCCGGTCCGGTGTCCCCTCCGGCGGCGGCGCGAAGGGGTTGTCGTCGTCCTTGCCCGTTCCCTGGGCACCCTGGCCCGGGGACTCGGGTCCCTGGGACTCCGGGTCCTGCGGCGGAGACGAAGGGCGGCTACGGTCCGGCATCAGGTGTGCGTCTTCCCCTTGGTAGGGCCCTTGGCAGGGCCGTGGCGGAGCCGTCGCGCGGCTCGACAACGCGGCGTTCTTCGGTATTCAGGCGCTTCCCCACAGACGCTACCTTCCGCCCGCGCCCCCGTCCCGTGAGGGGCGGTTCCGTGTGCCGGTATCGTTGCTGGCGGTCGGCCGCTTCGTAGGGTTCCCCGTATCGCGGGCCCCGAAGCCTTCGTACGACCGTACAAAGGCATCCTCCGAGAAAGGGCCCAGCTGTGGCCAAGAGCGCTGAGGTCGCGCGTCCCGAGCGCCCCGTCGCGCGCCCCGTCAAGCGTCTCGTCGTGCTGGTGTCCGGGTCGGGCACGAACCTTCAGGCCCTGCTCGACACCATCCGCGCCGAGGGCCCGGAGGGCTACGGCGCCGAGATCGTCGCGGTCGGCGCCGACCGCGACGGCATCGCGGGCCTGGAGCGCGCCGAGCGCGTGGGCATCCCCACCTTCGTCTGCCGGGTCAAGGACCACGCGACCCGCGACGAGTGGGACGCGGCCCTGGCGGAGGCGACGGCCGCGCACGACCCCGACCTGGTGGTCTCCGCCGGGTTCATGAAGATCGTGGGGAAGGAGTTCCTCGCGCGCTTCGGCGGGCGGTTCGTGAACACGCACCCCGCGCTGCTGCCCAGTTTCCCGGGGGCCCACGGCGCGCGCGACGCGCTCGCGTACGGCGTGAAGGTCACCGGCTGCACCGTCCACTTCGTCGACGACGGCGTCGACACCGGCCCGATCATCGCCCAGGGCGTGGTCGAGGTCCGGGACGAGGACGACGAGAGCGCTCTGCACGAGCGCATCAAGGAAGTCGAGCGCACGCTGCTCGTCGATGTCGTGGGGCGTCTGGCCCGGCACGGCTACCGCATTGAGGGACGAAAGGTTCTTATCCCGTGACCGCCGAAGCTACGAACGCCGCGAACGCGCCCGCGAACGCGACCGACGCCCACGCCGCGCAGCGCCCCATCAAGCGCGCGCTCGTCAGCGTCTACGACAAGACCGGCCTGGAAGAGCTCGCGCGCGGGCTCCACGAGGCGGGCGTCGAGCTCGTCTCCACCGGTTCGACCGCCGCGAAGATCGCCGCCGCCGGGGTGCCCGTCACCAAGGTCGAGGAGCTCACCGGCTTTCCCGAGTGCCTGGACGGCCGCGTCAAGACCCTGCACCCGAAGGTCCACGCGGGCATCCTCGCCGACCTGCGCCTGGAGGACCACCGCAAGCAGCTGGCGGAGCTCGGCGTCGAGCCCTTCCAGCTCGTCGTCGTGAACCTCTACCCCTTCAAGGAGACCGTCGCCTCCGGGGCCACCCCCGACGAGTGCGTCGAGCAGATCGACATCGGCGGCCCCTCGATGGTCCGCGCCGCCGCCAAGAACCACCCCTCGGTCGCGGTCGTCACCGACCCGAAGCGGTACGCGGACGTGCTCGCCGCGGTCAAGGCCGGCGGCTTCGACCTGACCGCGCGCAAGCGGCTCGCGGGAGAAGCGTTCCAGCACACGGCCGCGTACGACGTGGCCGTCGCGAGCTGGTTCGCGGCGGACTACGCAGCCGCCGACGACTCCGGCCACCCCGGCTTCCTCGGCGCCACGTACGAGCGCAAGAACGTCCTCCGCTACGGCGAGAACCCCCACCAGGGCGCCGCTCTCTACGTCGACGGCACGGGCGGCCTCGCCGAGGCCGAGCAGCTGCACGGCAAGGAGATGTCGTACAACAACTTCACGGACACGGACGCCGCGCGCCGTGCCGCGTACGACCACGACGAGCCCTGCGTCGCGATCATCAAG from the Streptomyces venezuelae genome contains:
- the purH gene encoding bifunctional phosphoribosylaminoimidazolecarboxamide formyltransferase/IMP cyclohydrolase → MKRALVSVYDKTGLEELARGLHEAGVELVSTGSTAAKIAAAGVPVTKVEELTGFPECLDGRVKTLHPKVHAGILADLRLEDHRKQLAELGVEPFQLVVVNLYPFKETVASGATPDECVEQIDIGGPSMVRAAAKNHPSVAVVTDPKRYADVLAAVKAGGFDLTARKRLAGEAFQHTAAYDVAVASWFAADYAAADDSGHPGFLGATYERKNVLRYGENPHQGAALYVDGTGGLAEAEQLHGKEMSYNNFTDTDAARRAAYDHDEPCVAIIKHANPCGIAVGANVAEAHRKAHACDPLSAFGGVIAVNRPVSKEMAEQVAEIFTEVIVAPEYEDGALEVLTKKKNIRVLRAHRAPSNAVEVKQIDGGALLQVTDRLQAEGDNPANWTLATGDALNEGELAELAFAWKASRAVKSNAILLAKDGASVGVGMGQVNRVDSAKLAVERAGEERARGSYAASDAFFPFPDGLEILTAAGVKAVVQPGGSVRDELVVEAAKKAGVTMYFTGTRHFFH
- the purN gene encoding phosphoribosylglycinamide formyltransferase; its protein translation is MAKSAEVARPERPVARPVKRLVVLVSGSGTNLQALLDTIRAEGPEGYGAEIVAVGADRDGIAGLERAERVGIPTFVCRVKDHATRDEWDAALAEATAAHDPDLVVSAGFMKIVGKEFLARFGGRFVNTHPALLPSFPGAHGARDALAYGVKVTGCTVHFVDDGVDTGPIIAQGVVEVRDEDDESALHERIKEVERTLLVDVVGRLARHGYRIEGRKVLIP
- a CDS encoding DUF6350 family protein — protein: MTQTTDPHASSPPVEPLRGRARDRSPALATCVLGGAVAAGLGLGSSAVLVMMLWISSPYPDSGPDGALHIAAGLWLLAHGTELIRTDTLSGGPAPIGVTPLLLVVLPVWLLHRAARDAAAPEERGHAGGTAWSGVVTGYLLVGLAAALYATGGELRPDWISAVAHVPVLAAGAAGLGVWTARGRPRGPLPSFLRRPLAALPDGVRVFLRAVLVRGFLARRLTGAVVRAGAAATGVLVGGGALLVAVSLVLHAGSAQASFLQLTNVWSGRLAVLLLALALVPNAAVWGAAYGLGPGFALGTGTVAGPLSAGSAPLLPPFPLLAALPSPGPGSPLTWASAAVPVCAGLAVAWCTVHEAAPAFGDRNEAWSPGRTAAGAALAAVVCGLLTAGLAALAGGPMGVAVLSDFGPVWWQTGAAALGWSLLLGVPAALGLRGWRLRRGRRAGGGRDRPSWLRVPSLPSLPSLPSLPSLPSWRLRLPRPRRSPLPGQTAESAVDAFVSVPAEIPADQPTEGQDSTPQPTASPTPDAPHTPPPASHEEAAREARWQALKEEGERLWERRMPPPDAP